The genomic DNA GTTTTTACAATCTTGGTCCTAAATGCTCAATGAGAAGTTACTCTGTCATCAAATTATTAAAGAGCTCCTCTGCATCAACAAATTCCTGTAAATCTGCTAAGCTATAAGATGCTTGAATAAGGTTATCTTTAGTCCATACCATTGCTACCATTGTTGTTTCGTGTACAACTTCTCCATCTTGCTCAGTAGCAAGTGAAACAGCAACCTGATAGGTAGAGTCATATAAACCAGAAGGATCAGGCTCTGCAGTTGTATCCTTAAAAATACCCAATTGAACCAGTTTGGTTGAGCCAGCACTTGCACTCGAACTCTGGATAGCTTCTAAAAGAGGAGTAAATAAAGTCTGTTCATCCTGAGCAAGTTCTCCATTTACTTTGAGAGTTTTCAGTTCTGCCATCCTTTTATCAGCTTCTTCTTGAGTAAACGTTTCAAAATCATAGGTACTAGTCAAAACAACATAGCGTTCAATCGTTTTAGCAACCTCAATATCGACTCCATTGAAAAGATAAGTTGTATCTGCTAATTGACTTGATTGACTAGCGGGATAGGTAACATTGGATTTTGTTGTACTTGCCTCTGTTTTACTGGATGAAGCTGTGGAACTGGATTGTTCAGTCGAACTTGTGGAAGAAGTTTCTGTTTCCAGTTTGCCGCTTGCACAGCCCAAAAGCGCAAAAGTGGCTAAACCAAGTATGATAATGGATAAAAATTTCTTCATAGCAATCTCCTAAAAAATTTTATAAGTTTATTATAGAATAAAACACCTTATTATTCAAGTGGCCCCATAAAAAAACTCTCTCTAGCAACCAGAGAGAGTTTGAGTAAGTATCAAGAATACCTCGGTTTATTTCACCTTTTCTTCTTCATAGTCGCCATTTGGACAAACAACCTGCTTGCCACCGCCACGGACTTTTTTCTCGACTAGGTAGTGGTCACATTTTGGACAAGAGCGTCCAACTGGTTTATCCCAAGAAGTGAAGTCACAGGTTGGGTAACGATCACAGCCATAGAAAAGACGATTGCGCTTGCTCTTACGCTCTATGACCTGCCCCTGATGACAGACTGGACAAGTGACACCTATTTCCTTAGTGATCTGTTTGGTATTGCGGCAGTCTGGGAAATTGCTGCAAGCGTAGAACTTACCGAACTTACCAAGCTTGATTACCATTTCATGACCACAGACATCGCAATCAAAGCCAGCAGGCTCATCTTTTATCTGGATTTTCTCCATCTCTGCCTCAGCCTTGGTCAATTCGATTTTAAACGGCTGATAGAAACTGTCGATAATCTTCTGCCACTCTTCCTTTCCAATCTCAACGTCATCTAGTTTTTGCTCCATTTCGGCAGTAAATTTGACATTGACAATATCTGGGAAGAACTGAATGATTAGTTTGTTGACGATTTCTCCCAGCTCGGTTGGTTCAAAGCGTTTGGCAACCAGTTTAACGTAGTAGCGTTTTTGTATGGTTTCAATCGTCGGAGCGTAGGTGGATGGTCGGCCAACACCGTTTTCTTCCAAGGTCTTAATCAAGGTTGCTTCGGAATAACGGGCTGGTGGTTGCGTGAAATGCTGTTCCGGATTGGTGTTGCTACGGGTAACTTGATCCCCTTCTTCCATATCAGGCAGCATTTTATTCTTGTCAGAATCATTATAGACAGCCATGTAGCCATCAAACTTCACCTGACTGCCGTTGGCAGCAAAGAGGACTCCGTTTTGACCCAAACGGACACTCATTGTATCAAAAATTGCAGCAGACATTTGACTCGCTACAAAGCGATTCCAAATTAGGGTATAAAGCTTGAGCTGATCCTTATCCAAATACTTGGCAATAGATTCAGGAGTCAGCTGCACATTAGACGGTCGGATGGCTTCGTGTGCATCTTGGGCACCGCTGGCATTTTTGACCTTGCTGCCATGTTTGGAATAGTTTGCCCCAAAGCGCTCTGTAATAAAGTCTGCCGCCTGCCCTTGGGCAAGGGGACTGATACGAGTAGAGTCTGTACGCATATAGGTAATCAAACCTTGCGAACCACCTGTTCCCAAGCTCACCCCTTCATAAAGTTGCTGGGCAACCATCATGGTTTTGCGCGTACGGAAGTTAATCTTATTGGCGGCATCCATTTGAAGGGTTGAGGTCGTATAAGGCAATGGTGCGTTGCGCTTACGCTCCTTACGTTCCACCTGTTCAACAAGAAAGTCATCGCCAGATAGGCGAGCCAAGATTTCCTGAACCTGATGATTGTTCTCGACCTTAACCTTTTTACCATCGAGTCCATAAAAGCTGGCTTGAAATTTCTTATTGCCCTTTTTAAAAGTAGCTTCGATTGTCCAATATTCTTCGGGTTTGAATTGATTGATTTCATTCTCCCGATCAATAATCAG from Streptococcus oriscaviae includes the following:
- the topA gene encoding type I DNA topoisomerase; amino-acid sequence: MATKTASKKKSTTKKNLVIVESPAKAKTIEKYLGRNYKVVASVGHIRDLKKSSMSIDFSNNYEPEYINIRGKGPLINSLKKEAKNAKQVYLASDPDREGEAISWHLAHILGLDEKDKNRVVFNEITKDAVKNAFKEPRTINQDLVDAQQARRVLDRIVGYSISPILWKKVKKGLSAGRVQSVALKLIIDRENEINQFKPEEYWTIEATFKKGNKKFQASFYGLDGKKVKVENNHQVQEILARLSGDDFLVEQVERKERKRNAPLPYTTSTLQMDAANKINFRTRKTMMVAQQLYEGVSLGTGGSQGLITYMRTDSTRISPLAQGQAADFITERFGANYSKHGSKVKNASGAQDAHEAIRPSNVQLTPESIAKYLDKDQLKLYTLIWNRFVASQMSAAIFDTMSVRLGQNGVLFAANGSQVKFDGYMAVYNDSDKNKMLPDMEEGDQVTRSNTNPEQHFTQPPARYSEATLIKTLEENGVGRPSTYAPTIETIQKRYYVKLVAKRFEPTELGEIVNKLIIQFFPDIVNVKFTAEMEQKLDDVEIGKEEWQKIIDSFYQPFKIELTKAEAEMEKIQIKDEPAGFDCDVCGHEMVIKLGKFGKFYACSNFPDCRNTKQITKEIGVTCPVCHQGQVIERKSKRNRLFYGCDRYPTCDFTSWDKPVGRSCPKCDHYLVEKKVRGGGKQVVCPNGDYEEEKVK